Proteins encoded in a region of the Candidatus Methanoperedens sp. genome:
- a CDS encoding flagellar protein G yields MAGESITTLIFFIATIIIAVGVIGVIKINVNSITASYSLSGSTQEDRIKTQITIINDPTNIPNSSWSDGLGRYYNYSFYVINTGKSALDPRSVNMFIDGNYVDTSGKWKVVNGGSTWYPTYVLSLNYTTSNTNPLPSGDHTLRVVAGNGVFDTIPFRK; encoded by the coding sequence ATGGCAGGAGAATCAATAACCACTCTGATATTCTTTATAGCTACGATCATAATAGCTGTGGGCGTCATTGGCGTGATAAAAATCAACGTGAATTCTATTACAGCGTCCTACAGTTTGAGCGGTAGTACGCAGGAAGACCGGATAAAGACACAAATTACCATTATCAACGACCCCACAAATATCCCAAATTCATCATGGAGTGACGGACTTGGTAGATATTATAATTACAGCTTCTACGTTATAAACACAGGCAAGTCCGCACTTGACCCCAGGAGCGTCAACATGTTCATCGATGGGAATTACGTAGACACGTCAGGAAAATGGAAAGTGGTGAATGGCGGTTCTACCTGGTACCCCACTTACGTCCTGAGCTTGAATTACACAACATCTAATACTAATCCACTGCCGTCAGGTGACCATACTCTTCGTGTGGTAGCTGGAAACGGTGTATTTGATACAATCCCTTTTAGAAAGTGA
- the mtxX gene encoding methanogenesis marker protein Mmp4/MtxX, producing the protein MTEKTILSEIEKKARNNHARIGLGIGEISEKLLRSAEAAREYADVVLVGDEKAIRATGTGLEIIHSADPSKKLIELLVAGEIDGAVRGTLSATKTLSELKKALKIKKLYRVALLETCDGRPFFLAPVGIDEGNSVGDKVELIKRGVEHFRRFGIEAKVGILSGGRFEDKGRDEHVDSTLAEAELVTKRVQDMGINVKNYSILIEDAITEANFIIAPDGISGNLIFRTLVFLGNGRGFGAPVLMEKVFVDTSRVKEDVAGAIMLASALKA; encoded by the coding sequence ATGACCGAAAAAACCATCCTTTCTGAAATCGAGAAAAAAGCAAGGAACAACCATGCAAGGATCGGGCTGGGTATCGGGGAAATTTCAGAAAAACTGCTCAGGAGCGCAGAAGCAGCGCGTGAGTATGCCGATGTTGTGCTTGTGGGTGATGAAAAAGCGATTCGGGCAACAGGCACCGGGCTTGAGATAATCCATTCCGCAGACCCCTCAAAAAAATTAATTGAGTTGCTGGTTGCCGGGGAGATTGACGGTGCGGTAAGGGGGACTCTCAGCGCAACCAAAACTCTCTCTGAATTAAAAAAAGCGCTTAAAATTAAAAAATTATACAGGGTTGCATTGCTGGAAACGTGCGATGGAAGACCTTTTTTCCTTGCGCCAGTTGGCATTGATGAAGGAAATTCGGTTGGGGATAAAGTGGAGTTAATAAAACGCGGGGTAGAGCATTTCAGGCGTTTTGGCATCGAGGCAAAAGTAGGGATTCTCTCAGGCGGACGTTTTGAAGATAAAGGCAGGGACGAGCACGTTGACAGTACGCTTGCGGAGGCTGAGCTTGTAACAAAAAGAGTGCAGGATATGGGAATCAATGTAAAGAATTATTCGATTCTGATAGAAGATGCAATTACCGAGGCGAATTTTATCATTGCGCCTGATGGAATCTCGGGTAATCTTATTTTCAGGACGCTTGTGTTCCTGGGCAATGGCAGAGGCTTCGGTGCTCCCGTATTGATGGAAAAGGTGTTTGTGGATACTTCCAGGGTCAAAGAGGATGTTGCCGGGGCTATCATGCTTGCAAGTGCTCTTAAAGCGTGA
- the proC gene encoding pyrroline-5-carboxylate reductase produces the protein MTTGMENKKIGFIGTGKMGEALIKGLLYAKLVSPENVLASDVDFAKLQLLEKDYKISICTDNCAAVVDSDVIIIAVKPSIVPEVLKEIQDSIKKQLIISIAAGVTIETYESALPRGTKVVRVMPNIAAIVKEAASAISPGSAASKEDMATASAIFNAIGRTVILPEHLMDAVTGLSGSGPAYIFTIIEALADGGVHEGLDRKTSKLLAAQTVLGAAKMVLENGSHTAELKDMVTSPGGTTSRGLRVMEERGVRIAMMDAVIAACERSKELGKKPER, from the coding sequence ATGACAACAGGCATGGAAAATAAAAAAATCGGGTTCATCGGCACGGGAAAAATGGGCGAAGCCCTGATCAAAGGTTTGCTCTACGCCAAACTCGTTTCTCCTGAGAACGTCCTTGCCAGCGACGTGGATTTTGCAAAACTGCAGCTGCTTGAAAAGGATTATAAAATAAGCATCTGCACGGACAATTGCGCTGCTGTTGTGGATTCGGATGTCATCATAATTGCGGTAAAACCTTCGATAGTTCCCGAAGTTTTAAAAGAAATCCAAGATTCCATAAAGAAACAGCTCATCATATCAATAGCTGCAGGGGTGACAATCGAAACCTATGAAAGTGCCCTCCCGCGGGGCACAAAGGTGGTGAGGGTGATGCCGAACATTGCAGCTATCGTGAAAGAAGCCGCATCAGCCATCAGTCCGGGAAGTGCAGCATCAAAGGAGGACATGGCAACTGCATCTGCGATTTTTAACGCCATCGGCAGGACGGTGATACTGCCGGAACATCTCATGGACGCAGTAACCGGTCTCTCGGGAAGCGGTCCAGCCTATATTTTCACGATAATCGAGGCGCTTGCAGATGGCGGAGTGCATGAAGGGCTTGACAGGAAGACTTCAAAATTGCTTGCAGCCCAGACCGTTCTTGGCGCAGCAAAAATGGTGCTTGAGAACGGCAGCCACACAGCAGAATTAAAGGACATGGTGACCTCGCCGGGAGGCACCACTAGCAGGGGTCTTCGGGTAATGGAAGAGCGTGGCGTGCGCATTGCAATGATGGATGCAGTAATCGCAGCCTGCGAACGTTCAAAAGAACTGGGCAAAAAACCTGAACGATGA
- a CDS encoding tetratricopeptide repeat protein: MVKSSVFLAISYTKRMKVENAIRKYLESKGLEVITGRDVASGGNLCDEIISLIQQCDFGVVVYNELRHNISYEWGLLDALKKNVVLLKDENIHINLDEELSDKKGLVFTPFYGEDAEDDIIEQLKKDKGLERALENNIEKRISKDKTPNAKKATELLVKSDLQLGEVPQNIKELPNSEEIIKSLEKIKNLTAEGHLIKGNAYYSEKKFNKAIEEYTEAIELNPKDANAYYNRGTVYGKDIKEFDKAIEDYNKTIEIDPKHANAYNNRGNVYINIKKFDKAIEDYNKTIEIYPKDANAYNNRGIVYTNIKKFDKAIEDFNKAIELNPKLAEAYNNRGVVYTDIKEFDKAIEDFNKAIELDSKDANAYNNRGVVYTDIKEFDKAIKDYNKAIVLNPKDAGTYLNLAEVYIIGNNYKDSLEVAQKSLEISKDIKDIIISKFFIALNLILQGRGEKEEKEIIEFCNQNKGYKLTFEFEALKDALKDSEYSGKINNLIKLIEENAKRNS, encoded by the coding sequence ATGGTTAAAAGTAGCGTTTTCCTTGCAATCAGTTATACAAAGAGGATGAAAGTTGAAAACGCTATTAGGAAATACTTAGAAAGTAAAGGTTTAGAAGTTATCACAGGAAGAGATGTTGCTTCAGGTGGTAATTTATGTGATGAAATTATTAGTCTTATTCAACAATGCGATTTTGGAGTTGTCGTTTATAATGAACTCAGACATAATATTTCTTATGAATGGGGTCTGCTGGATGCCCTTAAGAAGAACGTTGTACTCTTAAAAGATGAGAATATCCACATAAATTTGGACGAAGAACTTTCTGATAAGAAAGGGCTTGTTTTTACTCCGTTTTATGGTGAAGATGCTGAGGATGACATTATTGAACAATTAAAAAAAGATAAGGGTTTAGAGAGAGCGCTTGAAAATAATATAGAGAAAAGAATCAGTAAAGACAAAACTCCAAATGCCAAAAAAGCAACCGAACTACTGGTGAAGTCAGACCTGCAATTAGGTGAAGTCCCACAAAATATTAAAGAGTTGCCTAACAGCGAAGAAATAATTAAATCTCTTGAAAAAATCAAAAATCTTACAGCAGAAGGGCACCTTATCAAAGGTAATGCGTACTATTCTGAAAAGAAATTCAATAAAGCCATAGAGGAGTACACGGAGGCTATAGAACTAAATCCAAAAGATGCTAACGCTTATTATAATCGTGGAACTGTTTACGGAAAAGACATTAAAGAATTTGATAAAGCCATTGAGGATTACAACAAAACAATTGAAATAGATCCAAAACATGCTAACGCTTATAATAATCGTGGAAATGTTTACATAAATATTAAAAAATTTGATAAAGCCATTGAGGATTACAACAAAACAATTGAAATATATCCAAAAGATGCTAACGCTTATAATAATCGTGGAATTGTTTACACAAATATTAAAAAATTTGATAAAGCTATTGAGGACTTCAATAAAGCTATCGAACTAAATCCAAAACTTGCTGAAGCTTATAATAATCGTGGAGTTGTTTACACAGATATTAAAGAATTTGATAAAGCTATTGAGGACTTCAATAAGGCTATCGAACTAGATTCAAAAGATGCTAACGCTTATAATAATCGTGGAGTTGTTTACACAGATATTAAAGAATTTGATAAAGCGATTAAGGACTACAATAAAGCCATCGTGCTAAATCCAAAAGATGCTGGAACCTATCTAAATTTGGCTGAAGTGTATATTATTGGTAATAACTACAAAGATTCATTAGAAGTAGCTCAAAAATCTCTTGAAATATCAAAAGATATAAAAGATATAATAATATCGAAGTTTTTCATTGCTTTAAATTTAATTCTTCAAGGAAGAGGAGAAAAAGAAGAAAAAGAAATAATTGAATTTTGTAATCAGAACAAAGGCTATAAACTTACATTTGAGTTTGAAGCATTAAAAGATGCCTTAAAAGATTCAGAATATTCTGGCAAAATAAACAATTTAATAAAATTAATTGAAGAAAACGCTAAAAGAAATAGCTAA
- a CDS encoding flavin reductase family protein — protein MKIECDIRPNRLFAPQLVGLVSSMDRKGRPNVATLAWITSVSAEPPLISIALGRTRYTHECISQSREFVVNLPTMEMLKEVALAGSLSGRDGDKFERCSLTPTESTALKTPCVKECAAHLECKVVDTKEAGDHTIFIGKVVATTCELEAVKDGVLDVSRIKPVLHLGGTFFTTTGEVVDSRRV, from the coding sequence ATGAAAATAGAATGCGACATAAGACCAAACAGGTTATTCGCTCCCCAGCTTGTGGGACTTGTATCTTCTATGGACAGGAAAGGAAGACCAAACGTGGCTACTCTTGCCTGGATAACAAGCGTCTCGGCAGAGCCGCCTTTGATTTCAATTGCTCTGGGGCGCACGAGGTATACGCATGAGTGCATAAGCCAGAGCAGGGAATTTGTCGTGAACCTCCCCACGATGGAGATGCTGAAGGAAGTGGCGCTTGCAGGCTCATTGTCAGGCAGGGATGGGGATAAGTTTGAAAGGTGCAGTTTAACCCCAACTGAATCAACAGCCTTGAAAACGCCGTGCGTGAAGGAATGCGCAGCTCATCTTGAATGCAAGGTCGTTGATACGAAAGAGGCTGGCGACCATACCATATTTATAGGCAAAGTCGTGGCTACAACGTGCGAGCTTGAGGCGGTGAAGGATGGTGTTCTGGATGTTTCAAGGATAAAGCCTGTGCTGCACCTCGGAGGGACGTTTTTCACGACAACGGGGGAGGTTGTGGATTCGAGAAGGGTTTAA
- a CDS encoding divalent-cation tolerance protein CutA codes for MFSIVYITAGDLQEARKIGKILIEERLAACVNIFPITSIFRWKNNIEDAQEFGIIVKTKSRKVKEIEKRVKEIHSYEVPCVISFRIDEGSGDYIKWIDESVED; via the coding sequence ATGTTTTCAATCGTATATATAACCGCTGGGGATTTACAAGAAGCCCGGAAAATCGGGAAAATACTTATCGAGGAACGTCTTGCTGCCTGCGTGAATATTTTTCCGATTACATCGATTTTCAGGTGGAAAAACAATATCGAAGACGCACAGGAATTCGGGATTATAGTCAAGACAAAATCCAGAAAAGTAAAGGAAATCGAAAAAAGGGTAAAAGAAATTCACAGCTATGAAGTGCCGTGCGTGATATCGTTCAGGATAGACGAAGGCTCCGGGGATTATATCAAATGGATAGATGAATCAGTGGAGGATTAA
- a CDS encoding site-2 protease family protein produces MNYTNLFLFIFLLYWLLVMFLDRRGILGRYNITAYGPVLMLRTTKGQAFLDRLAVHKRFWRLFANIGLPAMLIGMLVMFLLILFIDYSLIRSFQTQTVPAPSRFNEPRNIFLIPGINEYIPFYWGIIALIVTLVVHEFSHAILCKVEGIKVKSMGILLAIIPIGGFAEPDDEQLLGKKEEKSETEKQEAAGEAEPKKLASRSERIRVLTAGVMANFVTALIAFILFFSLLGSLSPLGDVMVTSVVPGYPAQLAGVQQNMILTGINDIQVNNANDFLSYARTLKPGSNVTLHVVESGVRRKISMVATGSNETRGGVNVSQVIEGSPAQKAGIQAGMILVRIDNTEIKVLDDFINFMNSTTQGQKVDVYLLSNSSVNASTVVFRNIELSKYPQVSVNKGFLGVSYSPEEGAVSYSIGMGIGQFRAKDYLNMLKSIPSMMTGLTGWVLLFGLPIFGLGGEGFPGFSGLLTSFYEPTGWAALLGMGTFWILNILLWVGWMNFYAGLFNCLPAVPLDGGHVFRDVMTSSLSRIIGNGEKVEKLSSAIAVLFAVLILMSLVFVIIAPYAAHGF; encoded by the coding sequence TTGAATTACACTAATCTTTTTCTTTTCATATTTTTACTTTACTGGCTTCTTGTCATGTTCCTCGACAGGCGCGGGATACTGGGCAGGTACAATATCACAGCATACGGACCGGTATTGATGCTGCGCACCACGAAAGGTCAGGCATTTCTTGACAGGCTTGCAGTTCATAAAAGGTTCTGGCGGCTCTTTGCAAATATCGGTCTTCCTGCAATGCTTATTGGAATGTTGGTAATGTTCCTGTTGATATTGTTCATCGATTACTCGCTCATCAGGTCGTTCCAGACGCAAACCGTTCCTGCGCCGAGCAGATTCAACGAGCCCCGCAATATCTTCCTGATACCTGGCATTAATGAGTATATACCTTTTTACTGGGGCATCATAGCTTTAATCGTAACATTGGTGGTGCATGAGTTTTCACACGCCATCCTGTGCAAGGTAGAGGGCATCAAAGTAAAATCAATGGGCATACTGCTAGCTATAATCCCGATCGGTGGATTTGCCGAGCCAGATGACGAACAGCTGCTCGGGAAAAAAGAAGAGAAAAGCGAGACGGAAAAGCAAGAAGCAGCCGGGGAAGCAGAACCTAAAAAGCTTGCATCACGCAGCGAGCGCATAAGGGTGCTCACTGCAGGCGTGATGGCTAATTTCGTCACTGCACTGATTGCATTCATCCTCTTCTTTTCACTGCTGGGCTCCCTCTCACCTCTCGGGGATGTGATGGTTACAAGCGTAGTTCCGGGATACCCGGCGCAGCTTGCCGGAGTACAGCAGAATATGATTCTCACAGGCATTAATGATATACAGGTAAATAATGCCAACGATTTCCTGTCTTATGCCAGAACGCTTAAGCCAGGGAGTAATGTTACGCTTCATGTGGTGGAGAGCGGGGTACGAAGGAAAATAAGCATGGTTGCAACCGGAAGCAACGAAACCCGCGGCGGCGTAAATGTATCGCAGGTAATAGAAGGCTCGCCGGCACAAAAAGCCGGCATACAGGCTGGCATGATTCTTGTCAGGATAGATAATACAGAAATCAAGGTACTGGATGATTTCATTAATTTTATGAATTCCACAACGCAGGGGCAGAAGGTAGATGTGTATCTTTTGAGCAACAGTTCTGTAAATGCTTCCACAGTAGTATTCAGGAATATTGAGCTGTCAAAATACCCCCAGGTGAGTGTCAATAAAGGTTTTCTCGGGGTTTCTTATTCCCCTGAGGAGGGAGCTGTCAGTTATTCCATAGGCATGGGGATAGGTCAATTCCGTGCAAAGGATTACCTGAATATGTTGAAGAGCATACCTTCTATGATGACCGGGCTCACAGGCTGGGTATTGCTGTTCGGTTTACCAATCTTCGGTCTTGGAGGAGAAGGATTCCCGGGCTTTAGCGGTTTGCTCACCAGTTTCTATGAGCCAACAGGATGGGCAGCCCTGCTCGGAATGGGGACATTCTGGATTTTGAATATCCTGCTCTGGGTTGGCTGGATGAATTTCTATGCCGGGCTTTTCAATTGCCTGCCCGCGGTGCCACTTGACGGCGGGCATGTGTTCCGCGATGTTATGACCTCATCGCTGTCGAGGATTATTGGAAACGGCGAGAAAGTGGAAAAGCTATCCAGCGCGATTGCGGTTTTATTTGCAGTCCTGATTCTTATGTCGCTGGTATTTGTGATTATTGCCCCGTACGCAGCGCACGGCTTTTAG
- a CDS encoding twin-arginine translocase subunit TatC — protein sequence MPFEDFSLMLSSLKKKLLYIAAVFGIGAMGSFYFMGEVIKKIENDMFFRLNLPDKLGASWQLIDISQNLTSISREVNNSAIANNLTRISNDLLNISQNLGPRIVYLTPLEVLMLEFKMSIIFGALLAAPLALYYAYRGLKGRLPGVIYGNKSLILSVITAAVLLFLIGAGYAYFYMLPLFLGYLYQSAASLGINANFSVYEFIYFIVMTTVIIGAAFELPLVLNLLVHFGVTTRKTLAYYRRHAYIILLIVAAVITPGPDIFSQLIVAVPFFVLYEASLLVMRVTGK from the coding sequence ATGCCTTTCGAAGATTTTTCACTGATGCTCTCTTCATTGAAAAAGAAGCTACTTTACATCGCCGCCGTCTTTGGAATAGGGGCGATGGGTTCTTTTTACTTCATGGGGGAAGTAATTAAAAAAATAGAGAACGATATGTTCTTCCGTTTGAACCTGCCAGACAAACTGGGTGCTTCCTGGCAGTTGATTGATATATCTCAAAATCTCACTTCGATATCCAGGGAGGTTAATAATTCAGCCATCGCAAATAACCTGACGAGGATATCCAATGATTTATTAAATATCTCCCAGAATTTGGGACCCAGAATCGTATATCTCACTCCGCTGGAAGTGCTGATGCTTGAGTTTAAGATGTCCATCATATTCGGAGCGCTACTGGCAGCCCCGCTGGCATTGTATTATGCGTATAGAGGGTTAAAAGGCAGATTGCCGGGCGTAATATACGGAAATAAATCCCTGATACTTTCTGTAATAACCGCAGCGGTACTGCTGTTCCTAATTGGCGCAGGCTATGCATATTTTTACATGCTCCCGCTTTTCCTGGGCTACCTCTATCAGAGTGCCGCAAGCCTCGGGATAAATGCAAATTTCTCGGTCTATGAGTTTATCTATTTTATCGTGATGACAACTGTAATAATAGGAGCTGCATTCGAGCTGCCTCTGGTACTGAATCTTCTCGTCCACTTTGGCGTCACAACACGAAAAACCCTTGCTTATTACAGGAGGCATGCGTACATCATCCTGCTAATAGTTGCAGCAGTGATTACTCCCGGACCTGATATTTTCAGCCAGCTCATAGTGGCTGTGCCGTTTTTTGTGCTGTATGAGGCAAGTCTTTTAGTGATGAGGGTAACCGGGAAATAA
- a CDS encoding aspartate dehydrogenase has protein sequence MLKIGVIGCGAIGTEICKAVDAGIINAKLAAVYDRKREHCESLLGMLRNKPEITSPGELISRADIVVECASQAALRELGLSVLKKGKDLMVLSVGAFMDSELLEEFVRAAKDKNSRIYIPSGAVAGIDGLKSASIASINKVVLSTTKNPESLSGAPFVLEHNIDLFSFHEKTLIFEGCADDAVRAFPANVNVAASLSLAGIGAEKTLVRVFVDPQATKNIHEITVEGDFGKFTCSIENVPSPSNPKTSFLAALSAIATLRKITEPLQIGT, from the coding sequence ATGCTTAAAATTGGAGTAATCGGCTGCGGTGCCATAGGTACTGAAATCTGTAAGGCAGTCGATGCAGGGATTATCAATGCAAAGCTTGCGGCTGTTTATGACAGGAAGAGGGAGCATTGCGAAAGCCTTCTTGGAATGCTTAGAAATAAACCGGAAATAACCTCGCCGGGTGAATTAATTTCCAGGGCTGATATCGTGGTTGAATGCGCTTCCCAGGCAGCACTCCGCGAACTTGGACTTTCTGTGTTGAAAAAAGGAAAAGACCTTATGGTTTTAAGCGTCGGAGCTTTCATGGATTCTGAACTGCTTGAGGAGTTTGTTCGCGCCGCAAAAGACAAAAACTCCAGGATATACATACCATCTGGAGCCGTCGCCGGGATTGATGGATTAAAATCAGCATCTATCGCCTCGATAAACAAAGTGGTGCTCTCCACCACAAAAAACCCTGAAAGCCTTTCGGGCGCGCCTTTTGTTCTTGAGCACAACATCGACCTTTTCTCTTTCCATGAAAAGACCCTGATATTTGAAGGATGCGCGGACGATGCAGTGAGGGCATTTCCGGCAAACGTCAATGTTGCAGCTTCCCTGAGCCTTGCTGGTATCGGTGCAGAGAAAACCCTGGTGAGGGTTTTTGTTGACCCGCAAGCCACAAAAAACATACATGAAATTACTGTGGAGGGGGATTTTGGAAAGTTCACCTGCAGCATTGAAAATGTCCCCTCACCTTCCAATCCAAAAACAAGTTTTCTTGCTGCGCTCTCCGCCATAGCCACATTGAGAAAAATAACAGAGCCGCTCCAGATAGGAACCTGA
- the nadC gene encoding carboxylating nicotinate-nucleotide diphosphorylase, with the protein MLLTELERFIEEDLGYNDVSCNIIPDCKAQAEVVANENGIVSGLPEATQVFEYFDVFAPTDFIDGDLIKENEVIFALEGGARSILKAERLALNFLGRMSGIATLTRQHVERANGPRIASTRKTTPGFRKFEKKAVIAGGGDPHRFNLSDAIIIKDNHIAVLGLETAINNAKKTASFTQKIEVEVENADSALSAAELGVDIIMFDNMPPFEIEKVVRILKEKGLRDNILLEASGSISLENVVKYAKTGVDVISIGALTHSSNWLDISLRITKT; encoded by the coding sequence ATGTTATTGACAGAGCTTGAACGTTTCATTGAAGAGGACCTTGGCTATAATGATGTTTCATGCAACATAATTCCGGACTGCAAGGCACAGGCAGAAGTTGTAGCCAATGAGAACGGCATCGTGTCAGGACTTCCTGAAGCAACGCAGGTGTTTGAATATTTCGATGTATTTGCGCCCACAGATTTCATTGACGGTGATCTCATAAAGGAAAACGAGGTCATCTTCGCACTGGAAGGAGGGGCGAGGTCTATCCTGAAGGCAGAGAGGCTGGCACTGAATTTCCTGGGAAGGATGAGCGGGATTGCCACGCTGACGCGCCAACACGTTGAAAGGGCAAACGGACCGAGAATCGCATCCACAAGAAAGACCACCCCCGGCTTTCGAAAATTTGAAAAAAAGGCGGTAATCGCCGGCGGCGGCGACCCTCACAGGTTTAACCTTTCAGACGCAATTATCATTAAGGATAACCACATAGCAGTGCTCGGACTTGAAACCGCCATAAACAACGCTAAAAAGACAGCAAGCTTTACCCAGAAAATAGAGGTTGAGGTGGAGAATGCAGATTCCGCGCTTTCTGCTGCCGAGCTGGGCGTGGATATCATCATGTTCGATAATATGCCACCTTTTGAGATCGAGAAGGTGGTCAGGATACTGAAGGAAAAAGGTCTGAGGGACAATATTCTCCTTGAAGCATCAGGCAGCATTTCGCTTGAAAATGTGGTTAAGTATGCCAAAACAGGTGTTGACGTTATCTCTATTGGCGCACTGACGCACTCTTCAAACTGGCTTGATATCAGCCTGCGCATTACAAAGACCTGA
- a CDS encoding YkgJ family cysteine cluster protein: MIHILGNIDKWICEYKKCGAKCCTPGIQLTLEDIKRIKGLGYSLPDFLEFDEKNQVFRIKEKNGKCFFIGEKLECTIRENEPIVCRLLPFRVFEVSYSDEPIMRLKPVVDCPGEGKGKKINKKKIEADATSFLREYQKLIRDIKKKGEKGIIESL; encoded by the coding sequence ATGATTCATATCCTTGGAAATATCGATAAGTGGATATGCGAATACAAAAAATGCGGCGCGAAATGCTGCACGCCGGGCATCCAGCTTACGCTTGAGGATATAAAAAGGATAAAGGGACTCGGTTATTCACTTCCGGATTTTCTGGAATTTGATGAGAAAAACCAGGTATTCAGGATTAAGGAAAAGAACGGGAAATGCTTTTTTATTGGTGAAAAACTTGAATGCACAATAAGAGAGAACGAGCCCATCGTCTGCCGCCTCCTGCCTTTCAGGGTGTTTGAAGTCTCGTATTCCGACGAACCCATAATGCGGCTTAAACCCGTGGTGGACTGCCCTGGCGAGGGCAAAGGAAAGAAAATCAATAAAAAGAAAATCGAGGCTGATGCCACCTCGTTCCTCCGTGAATACCAGAAACTCATAAGGGATATCAAGAAAAAGGGAGAAAAAGGAATTATTGAGTCGCTTTGA
- a CDS encoding NTPase encodes MIRIAITGSPGVGKSTVCRNVLKQLTCTYGGMTSADIRVKGERVGFEIRDIATERKGILAHRQGIGPRVGSYHVNLEDLNNIGVSAIRNAMNSELIVIDEIAPMEFKSLEFIHVVEKALSSDRNMLVVLHQKSAHPLAERIRREFEVYTVTLENRESLVSGIVRKISLKATQ; translated from the coding sequence ATGATTCGAATCGCCATCACCGGAAGCCCGGGCGTGGGAAAATCCACCGTCTGCCGCAATGTTTTAAAACAACTGACATGCACTTACGGAGGGATGACAAGCGCCGATATAAGAGTAAAGGGAGAGCGAGTGGGGTTTGAGATAAGGGATATTGCAACAGAGAGAAAAGGAATACTTGCCCACAGGCAGGGCATCGGTCCTCGTGTGGGGAGTTATCATGTTAACCTTGAGGATTTAAACAATATAGGAGTTAGTGCGATTAGAAACGCCATGAATTCGGAGCTGATTGTGATAGACGAGATAGCACCCATGGAATTCAAGTCGCTCGAGTTTATTCATGTAGTTGAGAAGGCGCTTTCCTCTGATAGAAACATGCTCGTGGTGCTGCATCAGAAATCTGCTCATCCGCTTGCGGAGAGAATACGGAGGGAGTTTGAGGTTTATACGGTGACGCTGGAGAACAGGGAGAGTCTGGTTTCCGGGATTGTCAGAAAAATATCTCTCAAAGCGACTCAATAA
- a CDS encoding phosphoribosyltransferase family protein, whose protein sequence is MQCKIFSNPKSNADALTPVRFYLDKYYPYRHHTNPKFNPFSGLILDVKEQKPNGILYFTTQLRSFLSSNEEFVICVIPSHEYGIAPSGIRTIAKNLCRHPIIDGTAVIKRVKEMPKKTAGGIRDLNAEIESLGIENENIVKGKQVLLLDDVTTSGTSLYAGKHILEKAGAKLVVMHALALTESE, encoded by the coding sequence ATGCAATGCAAGATATTCTCTAACCCAAAAAGTAATGCTGATGCATTAACTCCAGTACGTTTCTATTTAGATAAATATTACCCTTATCGTCATCATACTAATCCGAAATTTAATCCGTTCTCAGGGCTCATTTTGGATGTCAAAGAACAAAAACCAAATGGGATCCTCTACTTTACGACACAACTGCGTTCCTTTCTTTCATCTAACGAAGAATTTGTTATCTGCGTAATACCATCTCATGAATATGGAATTGCTCCATCTGGGATAAGAACTATCGCAAAAAACCTGTGTCGCCATCCAATTATTGACGGTACTGCTGTTATTAAAAGAGTAAAAGAGATGCCAAAGAAAACTGCAGGAGGAATCCGTGATCTGAATGCTGAAATAGAATCCCTTGGTATAGAGAATGAAAACATAGTTAAAGGAAAACAAGTTCTGCTTCTCGATGATGTAACAACATCTGGGACATCGTTATATGCAGGAAAACATATATTAGAAAAAGCAGGAGCCAAGCTGGTAGTCATGCATGCCCTAGCCCTAACCGAATCGGAGTAA